DNA sequence from the Cercospora beticola chromosome 8, complete sequence genome:
CGAACAAACAATGGCAATGAAAATCGCTCTTCCAGAAGCCTACCCTCTCCAAGGCGCAAAACCAGAAGGCATCAACCGCGTCGCTGTCTCAGAACAAAAATGGCGAGCATGGCTTATCAACTGCCAAGGAACAATAACTTTCAGCGTAAGTCCCTCCTCCACCCTCCACACTCTCCCCAACCCCACACAGCCCACTAACATCTTTTCTTCTCCAACGCAGAACGGAAGCATAATCGACGCCCTCTCTTCCTGGCGCAAAAACGTCGCCGGCGCACTCAAAGGCCACGACGAATGTGCAATTTGCTACTCCATGGTCAACGAGCACAAAGAATTACCCAAGAAACGCTGTCCGACTTGCAAGCATACGTTCCATAATGCTTGTTTGTTCAAGTGGTTCCGGAGTAGTAATTCGAGTGCGTGTCCGTTGTGCAGACAGCCGTATCATTACAACTGAGGTTTCGGATTGCTGTCTGCTTTTTCAAAATGGGGAGGGTTGCGATGTGCGAGCAGAGCTGGGAGATGTCACTTccttattagatatatatacatGTACTGGTAACAACAGTGATTGAACATATACACTTGACATCATGATATCCGAACAGTCTTCACCAGTATCATAATATATCGGAGAAGGAATATTTGCTCACGAGTTGACAGCAGCGAACGACTTTGTTCCATAAAGCTGCTATctcaacaacaacgacaatTTACTATTGTCTCATCACTCCTCGCTGATGCAGCCTCTCCATGCTACTTCCAAGCTCAAAAGCTTCTTCCCTCGCTTTGCAGCTCCTAATCCATTCTTCTCAATGAACAGCACCGAGAACAACTCACACCCCGAATGAACCTCATCAAAAGGTGAACAAAAATGCACAACGATATGGTATCTTCAGATCAGCAACCAACCACCCCACCAGGTACCCCAGGATGCGttcccgccgccgccgtcggAGGCGGAAACTGCAACTCCAATTCATTCATGAAACCAAAATTGGGATCCGTTGCTTGCCCCAGATATGACCACTCGGCATAAGTCTGGGGAATGGGACCATAAGCATAATCTTGCCATTCATCAGGTTGATCCTGGGCATCTCGATCTTCATCCGGCACGCCTTTGAGGCGGATATCATGCACTGATTCCGGGCAAGTGAGAATCGAGGGATCGAGGCCGGCCATCTCCCACGCTCTGGATTGAAGTGGAAAAGTCAGCTGTGTCATGTGTGAGGGAGGAAGGGTAAGCTTGAAGGTACGTACCTGTCTCTAGCTCGTCGGAGAAACCGCCAGGCTTGCGTTCCGCCCGGATGAAGCGGACGTGGATCGGGATTGCCGTCTTCGTGTGATACGATGCCACAGTCATCAGAGCCGATGCATTTGTAGATGGCAAGGTCGACAAGTTTCCTTGTCTCGACAGCTTCCGGGTCGTTGGGGTGGTCTTCCAAGTCGGTGATCAAAGCCATAATGCTGTGGAGAGGTTGATGTTGGCCAGGCCAACACCAGTGCCATGGTTGGAAATCGCGCCGTTCGGCCAGTCGAAGGAAACGATGAACATATTCCCTGCAATAGACAATGACGCTGTCGACAAGAGTCAGTTGAGTGGCCCGCAGGTGAAACGTGTTTGGGACAGCTTACCCAGGCTGCTTCTTTCTCAGTGCAGGTAACAAGCCCTGCCTCCGCATGGGACCATACATGACAGAATACGGCTTTGCTGCCCATAAGGCGAACAACATCTTGGCGAACTGCGCAAGTGCTGCATTGGACTCTGTCTGACGGAGTGCGCCAATGTCGCTCCCGTCGCAAGGCTCGCTAGTCGTAGTCATCTTCTCGATCAGGTGGATTTGCTCCGTTCTTGAATCCATGTCTTCCTTGATGGCTCGTGTGATCTCCAGAATGCGGTCGAGGTCCTTCTCTGACAACAAACTACTGTGCAGCAAATGCAGAATCTCGTTGCCTCTCTTGTAGAAAGCAAAGCGCCCTCCAATGAAAATACCAAGGACCGACTTGTTCGCATTGCCGTGCGACTCGAAGTCCTCTCggatggcagcagcactgaTCTCGCTCACAGGTAGTACGTTGTATAACCTGCAGTCGAGAATCGGAGGCAGACCGGAAGCGAACGCCACCTGAGCGTCAATAGACACTATGGACCACCATATTTGCCGCCTGATGTGGACATCGACGTTTGAGAAGTGGCCAAATGTGGTAGGCTCTCGATGCAAGCCTGTCAACGTCAGTCTGGGGACACATCCCGGAAATGCAAGGCAACGCACCCAACATCTGGGCCACTCGAGTCGCAACTCCGATGAATGAACAACATGTTAGCGGCTGTTCTTCTCGCAGCCATGTGGAGTCAACTATAATAAAAGCTGATAGTGACTGCAGCGAGGGCGACTGAGGAAATTCTGACAATCTGATGGCGCGCAcagctcttcgatatagtcTTGATGTCAGTGTCTCACGACTGATGTTACCAAACACGGTTTGGAGGCGGAAGCGAGGGCACACTACTGATCCAGCGAAGAGCACGGCAGTGAGCAATGAAAGGAAGTGCACGCTTAGTTGGTAGTTCGGATCTCGCGTGTCGTACCTGCAAATGTGTCAACACACGAGCAAAGATTTGGCATCCAGCTGCGACAGACCAGTGTTGAAATTTCCTGACTTGGACGAGGAATGATGGGCCGTGGAATAATGATCTCTTGGCATGATAGCCACCCATATATGACCATATTAGCACTTCGCTCTGTTCCTTCGTGGGCAAGCCTGCCAAGATCTCGTCGATGGACGGAGTCTGCGATTGTAGCAGCGTGTTGTCTTGCGGGTTCCAGGCGGGGATATTCGGAAACAGGTCCCCATACAATTCTCGTTCGGGCAATTCGTGCGGGGTGCTAGCAACGGAAGAGCCATTTGAGTCAAGCTTTGTTGCAGTGAGGGGAGGCGAGGCCGGAAAGGTCTGGCCAAGATGTCCACGCATGGAATCTGGAGGGCCGCCACGAGTGTAGCCTTTTTGGTCTCGAAGGAGGTCGTTGATCGCAGCAACCTGTGGCAGAGTCAGAACTGCCCAGCTGTGAAAAATTCTGCAATGCTGATGGTGTGCCTACTTCCTGGCTGATCAAGGCAAAATGTGCACTGGATATGTAATGGCCCTTCGTGTGTGGTCCTACGTACAGATGTCCAGTGTCTCTGGTCGGCGTGGTGCCATCTCGGCATGGCGAGGGTGGCGTCGGGGCGCAGACGGGGCCGGTTTCGGTGGGCGTGCTCCGGTCGCTGCGTGTTGCTGTCCCATTCTCAGCGGCTGTCGCTCACATAGTTGTCACACTCGTCTTACTGCTGCTGGGCGGGAGGATGGGGACGTCGGCGACGGGTGCGGCGTGGGTGAGTTCGTACAGGCGGCTGGCGCGGGAGGCGAGCGATGGCGTCTCATCTGGGCGGTGTCAGGTCGTGTCGCGGGCGTGTGCATGCGTTAAGTAGACGTCGGCGCACCGATCATGGTGAGAGCGGCCGGCGGCGAGCGCGCGGCGGCGTAGGTGCAGGCGATGCCCGCGCGGACACATCGTCCACAGCTCGGTCGTTCCTGTGAGCCGAATGAGCGGACGTTCacggcagctgctgcaggtgcGTGCTTGCCTTGTCACAGCCGACCTTCCTCTTGCCACACGGGATGCAGGAGCGCGGTGCGCGCGGGCGCGACGTCTTGGTGACTTTGGCCGGCGACGACATGGAGAGGGCGCGGAGGACTGCAGGATGTGCAGAGTCGGCGGACACGACGACATCCACGCATCGTTCTAGAAAACGCCTAACGATGCCGGCCCGAGCGCGTCTTTATCTTCACACCGCGCGAAGGGACCACACAGCAGCTGCGTGCGTGCCAGCGTGGTGCGCAAGTCGCGACCATGCCAACCTTCTGGGGTACGGCGACCGGGGTCATCCATGCTGGTAGGGAGCTTGGGACTCGTGCGGAGCCACCATCTCTCCGCGTGCCTCGATAGCCTCTGGGCTCAATACTCGCGGATCGTAATGACTGTTGCTCGTAGGTCCCGCatgcattgctgctgctgcttcccaCGCCCAGGGTTGCGAGAGGTGCTGATGCGCGTACGGTTGCATGTACATGCCCTCGTGCTGACCCTCGGCAAACATGCCTGGTGTGCTGGCAAGTGGTGTCGGGTTGTGAGACCGGTTGTCCAGCGGAGTGTTTGTGCTTGGTGTCagcgacgacggcgacggcTGCCAAGAATCCGTCATTCGCATCGCGCTATTCTCTCCGCTCGGAAGGAAATCGTGTCGTATTGTATGCGACGGCAAGTAGTGTGGGCCGAGCACGTGTGCCGGCAGCGGATGAGGCGCGTCAAATGGCCGGTATGGGGGAGCGTATTGTGCTGGTGTAGGTTTCGAAGCATGTGATGTAATGTTCGACGACATGCCTGGTGGTCCCAATTGCGGCATGAAGATGGGGGCAGGTTGGAGCGGTGATGTTGCAGGGTGATGATGGAGTGCGACAGGTGCTGATCCCTGGCGATAGTCAGGTTGCCCTGCCATGGACATCTCATTCATCTGCATGTGGGTCCCGTCCTGCCGTTGACTGCTGCTCACGGATTGGGACCTGGTGTCAAGCTTCAGCCCTTTCAAGGCTGCCAAGAGGTCCTGCGCCTCAGGTTTGTCGGGTAGGGCGGGTACAGTCTGGATATTCGACTCCTTGAGAATCGAGTACAGTGTCATGAGGCCATTGGAAAGCTGCTCCTGTTGCTCTTCCAAGTACTCGACATACTCGCGAGGGTAGGGAACGGTGTAGTGCCAGTCACTGCGTCGCTATGGTCAGCGGTTTTCCGAAGGTGGGTGCGGAGCCATGACGTGAGGCAGATATGGGACTCACCTGAAATAGCAAGCGCTGTGGCTTTCTTTGCACCGTAGACACGGATTGCCGCCATCACAAGTGCGCTTCTTCGCTCGACACCGTACGCAGGCTTTCTCAGCTCGCCCTATGTCAATCAGTAAGCATGATCGTTTCTCCAGCGAGGCGCAAAGACACAGTACCACGCAgtgtcttcttcaccttctcagACTGCCCGTCCTTGTCCAGGCCGTCCCGCTTCATCATTTGGCCCCAGCTCAAGAACTTTTACTGAGCTGTATGTGAAGATGCAGCATACGACAGAGATCGTGCAGAATGAATTTCGAGGAAAATCACGTCGTGACCTACAATCTTCATCGCCGGAGCATAGTCCATCACCTACCCGGACCCACACTCCGCTTTTGAGGAATGCCAGCAACAGCGCGTTGTAACACGCGTGTTCCCAAGGAGTGTCTCGCATGTATCTGAGATCTCAAGGCGGCCCCGAGGTGCGGCTCCGGTTTGTAGAATGCGACCAGTTGAAGGCCACCGATTCTCAGAACATCTCGGGTTGGTATAGAGATCTGAGCTCGGGTTGCTTGGCATTGCTTACCAAGATCCCTACCTCGGGCCCGTTTCGTCGCAAGTTGCCAACAAAATATGGAATGGCTTGCTGGAATTTGTGCTGCAAGGCTTCTTGCCCTGCGTGAACCCTTTCTCGAAGGCGCAAACGCACGTGTCCGCGGGTTTTCCTCCCCGCTAGAGTCTGGTTGATTGGAACTTTCTAGAATAGCGATCGTATTGGTCGACATGTTCGACCCCAGCACAACTTGTCCACATTGCATTGCGCAAGTACCGCGGACGATGCGGTACTGTATAGGTCTCCATTCGAGCAGCTGGTGCTGCGAGGCTCGATTTCGAGGCGGCGATTTCCTCATGCGGTCAACGCGCGAGTCGTCTCTCGCGCCCGCTCCAAGAAGTGATTTTTGGTCTTCGATCCGCGTTAACTCCAGAAGACCGACAATCGAGAGCGCTTGAGCATATTAGTACTGAGCTTTCGGGTCCGGCGCAGTCACGACAAAGACAGAGCCTTGCACAAAATGTCGGAAATCGCCAATAGCTGCCTGACCTGGGTACAGTAATATCCGTGCAGCGACGTCTTCCGATGTGGTTCCCAGTCATCTCCGGCCATGGAAAGCGTTCTCGTCGCCAACACCAACCTGATGCTGGTTTGAGTGACGAGAATCACTATACGTGATGTCTATTGATTGCGATGCACAGTACGAAGATGTCTCGACGTCTCCGGACATGGGCCCGGGCGAGTTCGGGGCCGAGTCTGCCAATGTACGACATTTCCCACCGGTGCGCCGGCGGCGCACCGGTACGGCCGCCGGCGAATTCTTCCACAGACACATCTCGAGTTACCTCTAAACACAGTCAACACTGCCATGTAAAAGAATAAATGGTGTCAAGTGCAATCGAGGGCAAGGTTCGCACAAAGCCCGGCTTTGATCCCGGCGCCCGCAATTGGGAATGTGTACGCGACCATGCATGAAACGTTGCAGCGCGGCAGCGAGGCCTGACCCTTAGTCGACTGGGCTTGGTGCTAGCCTGGGGACACAGGGTGTGCGTGAGGGCCTTGGTGAAGCCCATGACCGTTTGAGCACGTCCGAAGGAAACTTTGAGTGGTGCGAATATTCCCTATCCGTTCTGGCAACGGTCGAACCAAGCGGTGTCGTTTCGAGAGCCGGGTCGAAATGCCCACTGTCGTCACTGGAATAAGGGAAGCGTTTGTACGCTCACACAGTTGACGTGTTGGAACGGCCACGCCATGCACTTGGAACATCCACATGCCTTGCTGTATGCGACTGTTGAATGTACGTGCATTCTGCTGAGTAGTAGAGCATCCTTCCGACCCGTTCCTCAAGCTCTGACGTGGTCATGCTGGTGCTGCGTGCTTGCGTGACTCGGAGCTCGCCGAGACGTCGCCAGCTTCAGACTCTGTGGCGGAGGCATTGCATTCTGGCGTGCAATCTTCATGGTGATGGTCCAAGTTGAGAGCGTCAGGCTCGCTCAGCCTCTGTGATACGGCATTCGGCTTGTTGGGCTTGCGGTCGATTGCAGGCGTGTTCCGGTCGGTTGTATGTGCCGAGAGTCATGTGAAGCTTGAGGCCTTTTTGATTCCTCCATTTACTCCTGAAGTTGAATAGATTCCGAAAGCTATGCTTCGCAACAATCATGTGGCCTTCCTCGGATATGTGTCATTTGGTGGCCGCTGGCTTTATGAGGATGCAAGAACGTCAGTCAGGATGCCATGGTAGTCGGCGAGTTGCCGTCTTAGCGCGATGATATGTTTTGCGCATGTCGAAGAGAAATCAAAGACCTCGTGAAGCGATGGAGTTCGTCGAGCTGGACCAAGGTCGACGGACGTGGGATGCCAGCACATGAAGTAGAAGTTGGGAAGGTGCCAAGAAAACGATCGTCGATCTGTTTCGGCCGCGAAACCAGGATAGGGAGGAAGAGAACTGCCATTCCTAGGGTCCTGCGCGAGCGCAAACATGGTCAAGATGAACGTCAGTCCCCAGACGGTGGCCGAATGCAGATGCGTCTCGCGCCCGAACGTGCAAGAGCGCGAAAGAAGTCGCTCGTCCGACGAAACCACTAACTTCCAACAGGCGGAGCCCTCCAGCACGGTACGAGAAGAGAAGCCACCCCTCCACCCTCGCTGCGTTGAGAAGCGGTCCGGTCCAATGTAGCAGAAGTGAAGAAATAGCGACAGAAGCCGAGCTAAAGTTGTTTTGCCACCGACCTTCTCAACATTGCCATCGTGTTGGTGCTCTTGCCGGTCTGGGTGCGCTTGCCGAATGGTTGGGTGCTCCTGCGATGTTCAGTTTCGCATCACTCGCGGGCAGTTCCAGTTCTCACTATAAGCGGCATAAGAAGAACGCGAATGCCGGCAGTTGGGTGTCGCAGTATGGCTGATTGTGCGACGGATTCGGAATGGATGAAGTCTGGTGATCGTGCAGGGGTCGCTCTATCCTTCGGGTCCGCATGGTGGAACTGAAGTGGATCAACGCGCGCGGTCGATCTACGCGCGAACTCGCACGGCCTCAACGCCTCGGATGGAAGATCAAACACTCGGGCGAGAAGCATCTTGCCCGAGGCTTCGCGGATCcggacaacgacgacgacagaaGCGATGAACACCTCGTCACTATGGCTTGCAGACTATATATGGCTGCAGCTGGCGGTCACCAAAGCGCCTGGCCACCTTTGTGCTATCTATACCCTGAGCGATGGCTAGCAAAATATCGAGGCGCAGCTTCCACGCCCAGTGCCACTGCGGAGCATCGATGTGTATTTCTTCGTCGATTCCGGGTAAGAGGCATGGGCACAGCAATCGCACGGCTACTTGTGATGGGCCGTCTTTCTCAACGCTCCGTTTCCAATTGCCGGCCACCGAGGTCAGTCGTTCGACGTGGCAGTTGTCGCCAACGATGTGGCAGGCTGTCCGGTAGCGTGCTACCAC
Encoded proteins:
- a CDS encoding uncharacterized protein (antiSMASH:Cluster_2) codes for the protein MIDETPSLASRASRLYELTHAAPVADVPILPPSSTTRSDRSTPTETGPVCAPTPPSPCRDGTTPTRDTGHLYVGPHTKGHYISSAHFALISQEVAAINDLLRDQKGYTRGGPPDSMRGHLGQTFPASPPLTATKLDSNGSSVASTPHELPERELYGDLFPNIPAWNPQDNTLLQSQTPSIDEILAGLPTKEQSEVLIWSYMGGYHAKRSLFHGPSFLVQVRKFQHWYDTRDPNYQLSVHFLSLLTAVLFAGSVVCPRFRLQTVFGNISRETLTSRLYRRAVRAIRLSEFPQSPSLQSLSAFIIVDSTWLREEQPLTCCSFIGVATRVAQMLGLHREPTTFGHFSNVDVHIRRQIWWSIVSIDAQVAFASGLPPILDCRLYNVLPVSEISAAAIREDFESHGNANKSVLGIFIGGRFAFYKRGNEILHLLHSSLLSEKDLDRILEITRAIKEDMDSRTEQIHLIEKMTTTSEPCDGSDIGALRQTESNAALAQFAKMLFALWAAKPYSVMYGPMRRQGLLPALRKKQPGVIVYCREYVHRFLRLAERRDFQPWHWCWPGQHQPLHSIMALITDLEDHPNDPEAVETRKLVDLAIYKCIGSDDCGIVSHEDGNPDPRPLHPGGTQAWRFLRRARDRAWEMAGLDPSILTCPESVHDIRLKGVPDEDRDAQDQPDEWQDYAYGPIPQTYAEWSYLGQATDPNFGFMNELELQFPPPTAAAGTHPGVPGGVVGC
- a CDS encoding uncharacterized protein (antiSMASH:Cluster_2), translating into MMKRDGLDKDGQSEKVKKTLRGRAEKACVRCRAKKRTCDGGNPCLRCKESHSACYFSDWHYTVPYPREYVEYLEEQQEQLSNGLMTLYSILKESNIQTVPALPDKPEAQDLLAALKGLKLDTRSQSVSSSQRQDGTHMQMNEMSMAGQPDYRQGSAPVALHHHPATSPLQPAPIFMPQLGPPGMSSNITSHASKPTPAQYAPPYRPFDAPHPLPAHVLGPHYLPSHTIRHDFLPSGENSAMRMTDSWQPSPSSLTPSTNTPLDNRSHNPTPLASTPGMFAEGQHEGMYMQPYAHQHLSQPWAWEAAAAMHAGPTSNSHYDPRVLSPEAIEARGEMVAPHESQAPYQHG